In a single window of the Candidatus Abyssobacteria bacterium SURF_5 genome:
- a CDS encoding dicarboxylate/amino acid:cation symporter → MQEPRTGTSGKILAGIVIGMIAGGICGWFFGERMETVKWIGDLFLNALKMIIVPLIVASMITGIGNLGDIRKLGRTGLYTFAYFLSTTGISVLIGLMLVNIFTPGAGMNFGETYAPTAVLEKDLSLTAVLIGMIPENIFEAAAKNDVLPLIVFSLFFGAVTSTLGERGKPVLVFFGAVNEAIMKMVHIILYFAPIGVFALIAYRLGKAGGGDLFWAALAKLFSYAGTVILGLLMHALLVLPFLLWLLGRRNPAQYSLNMMPALTTAFSTASSSATLPLTMECVEHRNDVSNESASFVLPMGATINMDGTALYEAVAAMFIAQAYGVTLGLPEQAIIFLTATLAAIGAAGIPEAGLVTMVIVLKSVGLPLEGIGLLLSIDWFLDRCRTTVNVWGDAVGAAVVDRIAGIGKKEQIVRPAASLPVQEHTIKR, encoded by the coding sequence ATGCAAGAACCCAGAACAGGCACGAGCGGAAAAATACTCGCCGGCATCGTCATCGGGATGATCGCCGGAGGCATATGCGGATGGTTCTTCGGCGAGCGAATGGAGACCGTCAAGTGGATCGGCGACCTGTTTCTGAACGCCCTGAAGATGATCATCGTCCCCCTGATCGTGGCGTCGATGATCACCGGCATCGGAAACCTCGGCGATATTCGAAAACTCGGGCGGACGGGCCTCTATACATTTGCATATTTTCTCAGTACAACCGGAATCTCCGTGCTTATTGGCCTGATGCTGGTCAATATCTTTACGCCCGGAGCCGGGATGAATTTCGGCGAGACATATGCCCCAACTGCGGTGTTGGAGAAGGATCTTTCCCTGACCGCTGTCCTCATCGGTATGATTCCAGAAAATATTTTCGAGGCCGCCGCCAAAAATGACGTGCTCCCGCTTATCGTTTTCTCGCTCTTCTTCGGAGCTGTGACAAGTACGCTCGGCGAACGCGGCAAACCTGTTCTCGTTTTTTTTGGGGCCGTTAACGAAGCCATCATGAAAATGGTGCATATCATCCTGTATTTCGCGCCGATCGGTGTGTTTGCGCTCATCGCCTACCGCCTCGGGAAGGCGGGCGGCGGCGACTTATTCTGGGCGGCGCTGGCAAAGTTGTTCTCGTATGCGGGAACAGTCATCCTCGGTTTGTTAATGCACGCACTCCTTGTCCTGCCGTTCCTGCTCTGGCTCCTTGGCAGGCGGAATCCGGCGCAATATTCCCTTAACATGATGCCCGCGCTAACTACTGCATTTTCGACCGCATCGAGCTCCGCCACGCTCCCGCTGACAATGGAATGCGTCGAGCACCGAAATGACGTATCCAATGAATCCGCATCGTTTGTTCTTCCCATGGGCGCAACTATTAACATGGACGGCACTGCCCTCTATGAGGCGGTGGCGGCAATGTTTATCGCGCAAGCCTATGGCGTGACGCTCGGTCTTCCGGAACAGGCAATCATCTTCCTCACCGCAACCCTCGCCGCAATAGGAGCGGCCGGTATTCCCGAGGCCGGACTCGTGACAATGGTGATTGTACTGAAGTCGGTCGGCCTCCCCCTCGAAGGGATCGGGCTCTTGCTTTCTATAGACTGGTTTCTCGATCGATGCAGAACCACCGTCAACGTATGGGGCGATGCGGTCGGAGCCGCTGTCGTCGACAGAATCGCCGGAATCGGGAAAAAAGAGCAGATCGTCCGCCCGGCTGCATCCCTGCCTGTGCAGGAGCACACGATCAAGAGGTGA
- a CDS encoding acyl-CoA dehydrogenase: MGRQHPIFTEEHEMLRRSVRSFLQKEIAPHADEWDRRGGFPHRELFKRFGELGFLGLNIPEEYGGAGGDFVSTIVYGEEMGACNVAGVSASIGMHATIVLPYLSMLGTEEQKQKYLVPGVRGEVIGCLGVTEPNAGSDVGSIRTSAVLDGDSYVINGSKIFITNGGIADFIILAAKTDKEKGHAGISLFLVDTNLPGFTVSRDLDKLGWRSGNTAELAFEDVRVPRSALFGEENMGFYQIMIHFQEERLYMAIGAVCEAQKALDLAIEYSKDRVQFGRPIAKFQVTRHKIADMATEIEAARQLVYNTIRMHIEQEPCNVEVAMCKLFACEMSNRVINQSLQLFGGYGYMMEYPIQRLWRDSRIGPIGGGTSEIQREIIGRLLLQ; this comes from the coding sequence GTGGGCAGACAACATCCTATTTTCACTGAAGAACATGAAATGCTGCGGCGCTCGGTTCGCAGCTTTCTTCAAAAGGAAATCGCTCCGCATGCCGACGAGTGGGATCGGCGGGGCGGCTTTCCTCACCGGGAACTGTTCAAGCGTTTTGGCGAATTGGGCTTCCTGGGCCTAAACATTCCCGAGGAATATGGCGGGGCGGGCGGCGACTTCGTTTCCACGATCGTCTATGGCGAGGAGATGGGCGCCTGCAACGTTGCCGGCGTATCTGCTTCCATTGGAATGCATGCCACCATCGTGCTGCCGTATCTTTCGATGCTCGGAACGGAGGAGCAGAAGCAGAAGTATCTTGTGCCGGGCGTCAGGGGCGAGGTCATCGGCTGTTTGGGGGTGACGGAACCGAATGCAGGTTCGGATGTCGGCTCGATCCGAACCTCCGCAGTGCTCGACGGTGACAGCTACGTCATCAATGGCAGCAAGATATTCATCACGAACGGCGGAATCGCCGACTTCATCATCCTGGCCGCCAAAACCGACAAGGAGAAGGGGCACGCCGGCATCAGCCTCTTTCTTGTTGACACGAATCTACCGGGTTTCACGGTCAGCCGGGACCTTGACAAGCTGGGCTGGCGCTCCGGGAACACGGCCGAACTCGCTTTCGAGGATGTGCGCGTGCCGAGAAGCGCACTGTTTGGCGAGGAGAACATGGGTTTTTACCAGATCATGATCCATTTTCAGGAGGAGCGCTTATATATGGCAATCGGCGCCGTATGTGAAGCCCAGAAAGCGCTCGACCTTGCGATCGAGTATTCGAAGGACCGCGTCCAATTCGGGAGACCGATTGCAAAGTTTCAGGTGACTCGCCACAAGATCGCGGATATGGCCACTGAGATCGAGGCTGCGCGCCAGTTAGTGTACAACACGATCCGGATGCATATCGAACAGGAGCCCTGCAACGTCGAAGTCGCCATGTGCAAGTTGTTCGCCTGCGAGATGTCCAATCGTGTCATCAATCAGTCGCTTCAGCTCTTTGGCGGATATGGTTATATGATGGAATACCCGATTCAGCGGCTGTGGCGCGATTCGCGGATCGGCCCCATCGGCGGAGGCACGTCGGAAATCCAGCGCGAGATCATTGGCAGGCTGCTGCTTCAATAG
- a CDS encoding crotonase/enoyl-CoA hydratase family protein (Catalyzes the reversible hydration of unsaturated fatty acyl-CoA to beta-hydroxyacyl-CoA), whose translation MSVDYVKKGNIAYITLNRPEARNALDPETLEKLGQTWIDFRDDPSLLVAIVTGVGNSFCAGADLATLIPRITASPEGIEGLLTGEVAKIFQSAMLRDFDLWKPIVAAVNGYCIAGGLEMLLGMDIRIASEKAFFALQEVRWGLFPAGGSTVRLPRQIPFCKAMEILLTGEKIDAREAHRIGLVNYVVSPEELMPTAERIAQRISENGPLAVKAIKQSAVECLSLPLEDAFRRETRLATPVYKSEDAVEGPMAFMQKRKPEFKGK comes from the coding sequence ATGTCGGTAGATTATGTGAAGAAGGGCAACATCGCGTACATAACGCTGAACCGGCCCGAAGCGCGCAACGCGCTCGATCCCGAGACGCTTGAGAAACTTGGGCAGACCTGGATCGACTTTCGGGATGATCCGTCGTTGCTGGTCGCCATTGTTACCGGCGTCGGCAACTCATTCTGCGCGGGCGCCGATCTCGCCACGTTGATCCCGCGAATTACCGCCTCTCCCGAGGGGATCGAGGGTTTGCTGACGGGCGAGGTGGCTAAAATATTCCAATCGGCGATGCTGCGGGATTTTGATCTCTGGAAGCCAATTGTGGCAGCGGTTAACGGCTACTGCATCGCGGGAGGATTAGAGATGCTGCTTGGGATGGATATCCGTATCGCCTCGGAAAAGGCCTTCTTTGCGCTGCAGGAAGTGCGCTGGGGTCTTTTTCCCGCAGGCGGATCGACGGTGCGCCTGCCGCGGCAAATCCCGTTTTGCAAGGCAATGGAAATCTTATTGACGGGCGAGAAGATCGATGCGCGCGAGGCTCATCGAATCGGGCTGGTGAATTACGTCGTTTCGCCGGAGGAATTGATGCCGACTGCCGAGCGTATTGCACAACGCATTTCCGAGAATGGTCCGCTTGCAGTGAAAGCGATCAAGCAGTCGGCGGTCGAATGCCTCAGCCTGCCGCTCGAAGACGCGTTTAGGCGCGAGACCCGGCTTGCGACGCCGGTGTACAAATCGGAGGATGCGGTAGAGGGGCCGATGGCATTCATGCAGAAGCGCAAACCCGAGTTCAAGGGTAAGTAA